A single window of Sulfurimonas crateris DNA harbors:
- a CDS encoding adenine phosphoribosyltransferase: protein MTLSNTERRIVENSIRDIKDFPKPGIVFKDITTLLNDREAFGVTMNHLYQKYKEYNLDYIAGIDARGFIFAATLAQMLGIGFVPIRKKGKLPYTTISEKYSLEYGVDEIEVHIDAFSNIPNARVLLMDDLIATGGTANAAARLINQAGASCVEACFIIALDFLDGQKELKKSTEVYSLVEVK from the coding sequence ATGACACTTAGCAACACAGAGAGAAGAATTGTAGAAAATTCCATAAGAGATATAAAAGATTTTCCAAAACCCGGCATTGTATTTAAAGATATAACGACCCTCTTAAATGACAGAGAAGCTTTCGGGGTTACTATGAACCACCTTTACCAAAAATATAAAGAGTACAACCTTGATTATATAGCAGGCATTGATGCAAGAGGCTTTATCTTCGCCGCTACACTTGCGCAGATGCTGGGCATCGGGTTTGTTCCAATCCGCAAAAAAGGGAAGCTTCCATATACGACTATAAGCGAAAAGTACTCTTTGGAGTATGGTGTTGATGAGATAGAGGTTCACATAGACGCTTTTAGCAATATCCCAAATGCAAGAGTTCTTCTTATGGATGACCTCATAGCTACAGGGGGAACTGCAAACGCTGCCGCAAGACTTATAAACCAAGCAGGCGCATCTTGTGTGGAGGCTTGTTTTATCATAGCTCTTGACTTTTTAGATGGACAAAAAGAGCTTAAAAAGAGCACTGAAGTCTACTCACTGGTCGAGGTAAAATAA
- the rpiB gene encoding ribose 5-phosphate isomerase B, which produces MKFYIATDHAGLDLKDYTVELLKEKGHEVIDLGPFSRDRVDYPDYALSVCKAVLADNTAHGILICGSGIGMSMAANRHSGIRAALCHDAYTATVARGHNDANVLCFGERIIGKGVCESILDAWIGGSFEGGRHTGRVEKIEAIH; this is translated from the coding sequence GTGAAGTTTTATATTGCAACAGACCATGCCGGCTTGGATCTTAAAGATTACACGGTTGAACTGCTAAAAGAGAAGGGTCACGAGGTTATAGACCTTGGACCTTTCTCAAGAGATAGAGTTGATTATCCAGATTATGCACTAAGTGTTTGCAAAGCAGTTTTAGCTGATAATACAGCGCACGGTATTTTAATATGCGGCTCTGGAATCGGCATGAGCATGGCAGCGAACAGACACAGCGGGATCCGCGCAGCACTCTGTCATGATGCTTACACAGCAACAGTTGCCAGAGGACACAATGATGCAAATGTACTATGCTTTGGCGAGAGAATCATAGGCAAAGGCGTATGTGAGTCCATACTCGATGCATGGATCGGCGGGAGCTTTGAGGGCGGTCGTCACACTGGGCGCGTAGAAAAAATAGAGGCTATTCATTAA
- a CDS encoding site-2 protease family protein, which produces MESIDLLKIAAAVFALTLAIVGHEIMHGWVAYMYGDNTAKNAGRLSINPISHIDLVGTILVPAALYFVPILLGSESGFLFGWAKPVPINMRTVVDRAGYNGAMQVDLAGIVYNFTLAAIASIVLINLSRPTDADSLLYIFAYLFILQSVIINVVLGVFNLLPIPQFDGAHFLMHLSLKYRINSVAEFFYKNERYGIIIVLIVLMTPLKDYLLLMPVQTILKLLLS; this is translated from the coding sequence ATGGAATCTATTGATCTTCTAAAAATCGCCGCTGCCGTTTTTGCCTTAACTCTGGCAATCGTAGGACATGAGATAATGCACGGATGGGTTGCATACATGTACGGCGACAATACGGCAAAAAATGCAGGAAGGCTCTCTATTAATCCTATTTCACATATAGACTTGGTAGGAACTATTCTTGTTCCTGCGGCTTTGTATTTTGTGCCTATACTTCTTGGAAGTGAGAGCGGATTTTTGTTTGGCTGGGCAAAGCCTGTTCCTATAAATATGAGAACTGTAGTTGACAGAGCAGGATATAACGGAGCTATGCAAGTTGACCTGGCGGGTATAGTCTACAACTTTACATTAGCCGCGATAGCATCTATTGTTCTTATAAATCTTAGCAGACCTACCGATGCAGATTCGCTGCTTTATATTTTTGCATATCTATTTATACTTCAGAGTGTTATCATAAATGTTGTACTTGGAGTCTTCAATCTGCTCCCTATACCGCAATTTGACGGGGCGCACTTTCTAATGCACCTTTCGCTAAAATACAGGATAAATTCCGTTGCGGAGTTCTTTTATAAAAATGAAAGATATGGAATAATTATAGTTTTAATAGTTCTTATGACGCCGCTAAAAGATTATCTGCTTCTAATGCCTGTGCAGACAATTTTAAAGTTACTACTATCATAA
- the trpB gene encoding tryptophan synthase subunit beta translates to MYIPSPSKFDPDENGHFGKFDNESVAFGGRYVPETLMPALLKLEEEYKSIRFNKEFWSEVDYYLKDYVGRPSPLYFAKNISDELGAKIYLKREDLNHTGAHKVNNVIAQGLMAKRLGYKKIIAETGAGQHGVATATICALLDLECEIFMGAKDVARQELNVFRMKLLGAKVNSVQSGSKTLKDAMNDAIRHWVTNTRDTFYIIGTVAGPHPYPMMVRDFQAIIGYEARAQILQKEGRLPDHVIACIGGGSNAIGTFHHFLEDEDVECIGIEAGGHGIGSGQHGCSLNQGRPGVLHGQMSYLLQDDDGQIMEAHSISAGLDYPGIGPEHSFHHDNKSVSYDYITDEEALDAFVWLSQKEGIIPAFESAHAIAYLKKMPNIKDKLIIVNLSGRGDKDMVQAKELLSFDN, encoded by the coding sequence ATGTATATACCATCCCCTTCAAAATTTGACCCCGATGAGAACGGTCATTTCGGAAAGTTTGACAACGAGAGCGTAGCTTTTGGCGGCAGATATGTTCCTGAAACTCTTATGCCTGCTCTTCTAAAACTCGAAGAGGAGTACAAAAGCATACGTTTCAACAAAGAGTTTTGGAGCGAAGTCGATTACTATCTAAAAGATTATGTAGGGCGCCCTTCTCCGCTCTACTTTGCTAAAAACATCTCCGACGAGCTCGGCGCAAAGATCTATCTAAAAAGAGAGGATCTCAACCACACGGGAGCGCATAAAGTAAACAATGTTATCGCGCAAGGGCTTATGGCAAAAAGACTTGGCTACAAAAAGATAATCGCTGAGACCGGTGCAGGTCAGCACGGAGTCGCAACTGCGACCATCTGCGCACTTCTAGATTTAGAGTGTGAAATATTTATGGGTGCAAAAGATGTCGCAAGACAGGAGCTTAACGTATTTCGTATGAAACTTCTTGGTGCAAAAGTAAACTCTGTGCAGAGCGGGAGCAAGACCCTAAAAGATGCTATGAATGACGCGATCCGTCACTGGGTAACAAATACAAGAGACACTTTTTACATCATAGGAACAGTTGCAGGACCCCACCCGTACCCAATGATGGTAAGAGACTTTCAGGCTATTATCGGGTACGAAGCAAGGGCACAGATCCTACAAAAAGAAGGTCGTCTGCCTGATCACGTCATAGCGTGTATCGGCGGCGGCAGTAACGCCATAGGCACATTTCACCACTTTTTGGAAGATGAAGATGTTGAGTGCATCGGTATCGAAGCAGGCGGTCACGGCATAGGCAGCGGTCAGCACGGATGTTCACTTAATCAAGGTCGCCCCGGAGTACTGCACGGACAGATGAGCTATCTTCTTCAGGATGATGACGGTCAGATAATGGAGGCTCACTCAATAAGCGCAGGGCTTGACTACCCAGGCATCGGACCAGAGCACTCGTTTCACCACGACAACAAATCTGTTAGTTATGATTATATAACAGATGAAGAGGCTCTTGACGCATTTGTATGGCTCTCTCAGAAAGAGGGAATAATTCCTGCGTTTGAGAGCGCTCACGCTATAGCGTATCTTAAAAAGATGCCAAATATTAAAGACAAACTAATTATCGTAAACTTATCCGGTCGCGGAGATAAAGATATGGTACAGGCAAAAGAGCTATTAAGCTTCGATAACTAA
- the lepB gene encoding signal peptidase I: MKRNKFLAAFLSFLFPGLGFMYCGKLGKAIFFFISFFLIYIFTFYLSYYFGNVFYLSFLFLLFSIYAANIILSFKEANNIFNYKLESYNKWYFYLLFILLNVTSTFLIKTYVIENFNLTSNHMNYNILSGDCVSLNKISSKKIQRGDIVIFRPPHNTKQHFVKRCVALPGDELFVADKNLYLHHREGDEWIKNNFNEEDIVVFAQKLWVKNPYMKEHPGIHHDDKISLNGQYPMPIFNFAPIRVDEDHYFMMGDNRDHSNDSRFWGAVPYENIEGTPWFIYFSIDEDWEIRWDRLGKTPTDLEAPEHLDRAVVERIKKDKDDYGIY; the protein is encoded by the coding sequence ATGAAAAGAAACAAATTTTTAGCTGCTTTTTTATCTTTTTTATTCCCTGGATTGGGGTTTATGTATTGTGGAAAATTGGGAAAAGCAATATTTTTTTTTATTAGTTTTTTTTTAATTTATATCTTTACTTTTTATCTAAGTTATTATTTTGGTAATGTTTTTTATCTAAGCTTTTTATTTTTATTGTTCTCTATATACGCCGCAAATATAATTCTTTCTTTTAAAGAAGCAAATAATATTTTCAATTACAAACTGGAAAGTTACAATAAATGGTATTTTTATTTACTATTTATTCTTCTTAATGTAACTTCAACATTTTTGATTAAAACTTATGTGATTGAAAATTTCAATCTAACTTCTAATCACATGAATTATAATATTTTATCTGGAGATTGTGTTTCATTAAATAAAATTTCATCAAAAAAAATTCAACGTGGCGACATTGTAATATTCAGACCGCCTCACAACACAAAACAGCACTTTGTAAAAAGATGTGTAGCACTTCCTGGTGATGAGCTCTTCGTAGCTGATAAAAATCTCTATCTACACCACAGAGAAGGCGATGAGTGGATAAAGAACAACTTTAATGAAGAGGATATCGTAGTTTTTGCCCAGAAGCTCTGGGTCAAGAATCCATATATGAAAGAACATCCCGGGATACACCACGATGATAAGATCTCTCTTAACGGTCAATATCCTATGCCTATTTTTAACTTTGCTCCGATAAGAGTCGATGAAGATCACTACTTTATGATGGGCGACAACCGAGACCACTCGAACGACAGCCGTTTTTGGGGAGCTGTTCCATATGAGAATATCGAAGGGACTCCTTGGTTTATCTACTTTAGCATAGATGAAGATTGGGAGATAAGATGGGACCGTTTAGGGAAAACTCCTACCGATCTAGAAGCTCCGGAGCATCTGGATAGAGCCGTTGTTGAGAGAATAAAAAAAGATAAAGATGACTATGGAATCTATTGA
- a CDS encoding YccF domain-containing protein yields the protein MSLIGNILWFILGGFLMGMIWWVLGLLCFVSIVGIPWGRACFVIGQFIFFPFGKEAISREELSLTKDLGTSIFGTIGNIIWLVLFGLWLAIFHVVNALILATTIVGIPFAIQHLKLASIALFPIGKTIVSKEMAAEARRLNAEERIKRIRI from the coding sequence TTGAGTTTAATTGGAAATATTTTATGGTTTATTCTTGGTGGATTTTTAATGGGAATGATTTGGTGGGTTTTGGGATTGTTGTGTTTTGTTTCCATTGTTGGTATTCCATGGGGTAGAGCATGTTTTGTGATAGGACAGTTTATATTTTTTCCTTTTGGTAAAGAAGCTATTAGCAGGGAAGAATTGTCTTTAACTAAAGACTTGGGAACTAGTATTTTTGGTACTATTGGGAATATCATTTGGCTTGTGCTTTTTGGGTTGTGGCTTGCGATTTTTCATGTTGTGAATGCACTAATACTTGCTACAACTATTGTGGGAATTCCATTTGCAATTCAGCATTTAAAATTAGCCAGTATTGCACTTTTTCCTATAGGTAAAACAATTGTATCTAAGGAAATGGCAGCTGAAGCAAGAAGATTAAACGCAGAAGAAAGAATTAAAAGAATTAGAATTTAA